A segment of the Polyodon spathula isolate WHYD16114869_AA chromosome 1, ASM1765450v1, whole genome shotgun sequence genome:
aactaaataaaatgatatttgtgaaaaataaaacgaaaaattataaaaaataacagggCTTTAGGTATAACGCTGTGTTTTTGTATCCCTCCCAACTTTCTCTTCAACCATGTAAGTGACAACGGTTACTGTTAGATAAAACAGCAGGCCCAACTCTGGTCTCAGTTTGAATTGTTTTGCAACCTCTAGTAAGATACACAACATGCAAATCTTGCAAGTCACGGAGCTCATAGAACATTGAAActaatgtgtattttatatttgtattcaaaATTTTTCAGATTTGTTGTGAGCTGGAAGAAGCCCAAAATTCAAGCATGGTGCTGGAGCCCATTGAATGTATGCTGGATCAGATCCAAGTGTATAAGCAAGGAAACCCGTCTGTCGATGTAGAGCAAATCATTTCGCTTATCAAGGAATTTATTGACAGGAGACAACCTTCCATTATTTCCAATAGCAGGACGTCCTCAACTGAAGCTGTAGCTGGCAGTGCACCACTTTCTCAAGGATCCTCCGGAATCACAGACATGTATAGCTCTGATATTGAACCCCAGCCCATGTCTGTGCATTTTATGGAAAATTCCCAAGACTTGAATGAATCTGTGCAAGTTTATGGCGAAGTAAATGCAGATTTAGTAAGTCCAGACAGCGGCTTAGCCACTATTCGAAGCAATCGTTCTTCCAAAGAGAGTTCAGTCTTTCTTAGTGACGACAGCCCTGTTGCAGAAGTAGTAAGTTCTTATCTCAACCCTGTCCATGGTTTCCCCTCCTTTAatcctgtgtgtgaatgtgaaacTACGCAGGAGCAAAAGCCTCTGTCAGTGAGCAAGAATGAGAATTATGATATGTTCAGCTTTGATCCATTACACAACAGCAATGTCCCCTCTGTGACAAGTGATGctgatttttcttttgcaaatgaTTTCTTAATCTTTCAGCCTTTAGACATACAGGCGCAAACACAACTTGATGACAGAGTAACACAAAGTCAATTGGAAAAGGACATGCCCACCCTTTCGGCAGATGGAGAAGCCAGACTGGTTGAATTCTATGACGGATCAGTCCATCAGGTGGCAAATGAAGATAAAATTGCATTGGAAGATCAGTTTTCCACAGAGTATGCCCCAGCAGAACTTATAAGCAACCCTATAGGAGATAACATGGACAGAAAGGTTCCACGAACACCAATGAATAGCCTTGTAGAGTGTTCACCTTTGGATGATGGATTGCCAGCTTTTTTTCCAGAAGATGTCATAGAGAAAATAAGTGAAATGGGTAACAAAGATTATGCTTTAGCAAGTTTTTGTCAACCTAAAATGTGGAATGACTTTGAGGTAGATGCCAAGCAAACAACTTCAGAAACTGAGGGTATATGGAATGCACATGAGCAAAGTCCTGATTTGATAATGGAATATAATCGGACCAGCCAAGTTAAAAGTATGTGCCCTGACCAGCCTGAAAACATTATTAAGGAATATAACTCCTTTCTGCAAGGCGATACAGACATGAAACAAACCGTAATTTCCCCTAACTCAGAAGACGAGTGCCTGTGGCACGGTCCTTTTAGTCAGACTGTACTAAAGAGCACTGATACCCTTGACCAACATGCTGTGGAAtcacacaatactgtacaatatgacAATAAAACCAAAGAAATATTAGATGACATACGTCAAGGCAAAATGTTGACACAGCAGGATGAAAATACATCCCCATTAGATATGTGGGACAATGCTGTActcaataaaaaagaaaggacCCAATTACAAGACAGTTCTGATGAAACAAGATTAAATTTAAGTGGTAAAGGTCTTGAAAATAATGGCCCAGAGGAAATAGGAATAGAAACCTCGACAGCTACTGGATCTGAAATCAGAAATTCTTCCTTAAATGATCTGCTTTGTACTACAAGCAATGCTGACTTGTTCCCATCTATGGAGAATGTTCAGTCAACTGCATTTAGACTAGAAGGTGACAATTGGTTCAATAACCAAAATGTTCATTACCGTCAGGAAAAACAAGATGTGGCGTGTTTTATCATGGATCATAACACTTTAACAGACCAGCCAACATCTGTAAATACCCAAGTTATTACTATATTATATCAAGGGGAGACTGAGTCAGATGTATCGCGGTCTGATTTTAGCCCCCTAACCCCAGACATGAAAAATGTGACAGCTGTTGAGACACATTTGGCTGTGACAGAGAAAAGTAGCAAAGGTGGGCCTGTCATCTCTGAGGAAGACAGAGAGATTTTGTCTAACAATCCTGTTTTGTGCAGTGATGGTGTTTTGGAGTCTAAGCCGTTGTTCAGTGAAGACATTTTCCCAGCAGCTGAAAACACCCAGTCTGGATATTCAGAAGCATGGAATTCACCTGTTGAAAGTCCCGCAACTGTTTTTGAGGATACATTTTCAACAACTGATGTACTAGATATGCAAGAAAGGAAAATGGATGACAATCCTGCATTTCTGGCTTCACAGTACACCAGCATTATTTTGgatgacaaacaaaaacatccaATTGAAGAAAATCTTTATAGCAATAACCCGTTCCCTCAAGAAAGTCATCACGCAGAAACATATAACTGGAACACCAGCCTCTTTTCTTCAGATCTTTGGATCCCAGGCATGCTTGGAGACATCCAGCTTACACCCCccgaagaagaaaaaatatttaaaccgGAAGCACCCGAAACATCCTATGATAAAGCAAATGTGGAACTAATGAAAGAGGGTCAACAAACTCCAGAGATTTCAGAGAAAGGCCTTTTACCTACAAAGGAAGAATCTTGTGAAACAGATATGTGGAGCAGTTTGGTTGAAAAAGACCACCAGAAAATTAGCAACTCTGCTATTCCAGAGAGCATACCAATTTGGAATACAACCATTAGGGATGACACACGGTCTTGTGACACAAGTCCGGGGACCGATGATTCCTCAGAGAGTTCTGAAATGTGGAATGCACtaggtcagagaggctctttggTGAACCCTCTCCAGGTTATGCAGGAGAGCATGGATATGTGGAATACAACCATACAAGAGGATTCACAGCCTTCTGAAACCACTCCTGAAGAAAGAGGAAGCAGTGGGAATCTGGAACTATGGGGCACATCAACGGAAAATCTATTTCAGACCGATGTGGATTATTTTGAAAGCTCTGAAATTGGTCCAGCTGAATCCATCTGCTCAGCCAATGAAGATGGAGATTTCAATGAGGTTAATACTCAGACCTCCACAATATTACATGCAGGATACCCTAATTTGTGTGACGACACAGAAATTAATTCAGGAActcaaaaatcagatgtttggaGTAGAACAGAACCAAACAAcgataaaataaatatgaagtcTAGTGAGCATGATGAAGAAATCAGTTTGCCAGTTTATGCTCAAGTCCCAAGGACAGTGGCTGGGGAACTTTCTGTTTGTGACACACTAATTAGTGAAATAGAATTCGATCATTCAGATACACCAGGACATGGTCATAACACACCACCTTTTGCAGAAGAACCTGAGGGTTTACATGACATGTATAATGTATCCCCAAAATATGATGACCAACCTGATACCAATGTTTGGAATGCAATTAGACCCGATGAGGCCCTGGACCAGCAAACCTGTGAACAAGAAGAAGTCAATGAGGGCCCTTACCAGCTAACTTCTGAAAACCagtatgaaaaatacaaaaatgaggcTCCCCATGTAAATATAGAGGTTTTTGGAGAAACTACAAAACCATTATCCAATGCATCAGTTGTTGTTTCCAgcactgaaaatgtaattgtggaGACAGCTGATATTATCACTGCTGAACTCGGAGGGTCCAGTCAATTGCTATCATTTGAACCAGCCTTGTGGAACAGTTCTTTGGAGACAGTTTCATCAAAAGAAGATAATGAAAATCTCAGTATTAATAGCCAGCGCAGCCAAGAGGTTAGCTTACAGATCTCGCAAAGGATTGACAGTGTATTAGGATCTACCAAAATGCAGGAAGCGCAAGCAAAAAAAACTGCTATGGGTTGTAGTGATAGTATACACGATTATTTAGCATCTCTAGGAACACAAGCAGCTGATTCAGAAATCAGTTCTTTAACATCATTTGAACAGGAAGACAGTGATAAGAAAGTCAACTATAGTGGCATCGATTTGGTTACTCCTCCACCTAGAAAAGACTACTTTTCTCCTGAAGAGGATGATTTGGAAGCAAAGCAAATATCTACCAATGAACCCCATCACACCATGGAAGCATTAGAGGTTTTTTCAGATGCATTTTCATCTGATGCCACTTCACCAGCAGATTTCACTGGTTTTGAAACAACAGAAGATGAAATTACAATCATTCAGGAGTCACCTTACATGGGGGAGAAGGGACCAGAGAAATTTTCTTTTGATGTAGAGGGTGTGAACACCACTCAGAAAATGGACAGTAGCACagaatctcattttaaaaaagaaaacccctGCACCATGGAAGCTTCTGAACAAGAAACAGAAGACAGTAATCCCTTGATCCCAGCAGGTGGAGCAATGGCACCAGCTAAATGTACCTTTGCAACAACAGATGGAGCATCGTTCGGTCAAGTAGAGCAGGTGGTTTTTATGGCTAAGAGTGCAGAAAGTATGTATACCTCAGTACAAAATGTAATGTACCCATCTGATAGCAAAATGGCATATTGTAGTATATCGACTGAAGTCCAGCACATTGATGTTTGGGAGAATCTGTCACCAGAAGAAAATGTGGGAAACTCCGAACTAGCACAAAACATAAATACCCATGAAGAGTATGAAGAACATTTAATTGACTCAAGTGAAAGTGGTAGTAACAGCTTTTTGGAAGTGTGCTACGACCGACAGGACCACCATTTGGTGGTAGACGGTGCATCAAATGCATCTTCAGTATCCTTTACAGAGGTAGGCCATGGCTTATTGGACACTGAGTCCATGGATGGATATAAGACCAGCCCTGAGCTGCTTGAAATGGGGAGCAGTGAGGATGTTGGGGTGAATTCAGACGAAGAATCATTTGGATTGGAAATGGATTATATCATTGTTTCAGGCAGGGAAAGTGCATTGCTTAAAGAGGACATTGCAGAACACAGACAAGAAGATCAGGTTTCTCAAGAAGTCAGCACACAGATGATAACTACAGACCCGCAAGAGTCTGTTTCTACAAGTTCACCAAAAACATTAAAGCAGAGTTTGGCTAATCCAGAGAAGTATAGTTCCCTTGATTTTGACAGTGTTGCTAGGGTCAAAGAATCTCAAGAAGAGCCAAAAGACAGCAAGGAATCTCCAGATGAAAAACAGAATTGGATGTTTGAAGAAAGAAGCAACACTCTGGATAGCTCACCCGAAGAATGCTCGAGCATAACTGACACTGCTGGGTCAGGTTCAGAAATTTCAGCCAAGGAAGTCTGCTCACCATTTAACAGTAATGGTCTAGATAAAGATGAGAGTTTCTTTTTACATTATAGTAATGCACCCTGTGATTCTGCAGGCAAGGAACAGGTTAAAGAAATGGATGTTTTAGATTCGCTGGAGATGAATACCTGTCCTGTACCAGATTATTTTCCAGAGAGTAGAAAGGAGTTAGAAAACAAAGCTGGGTCCAGTTTTGGAAATTCAGTCAAGGAAGCCTCCTTCCGAAGTAGCAGCACTGTTGTAGATGAAGCAGAGAGCTTCTTGTTACATGGTATTGGCACGCCTCATGAATCTACAGGCAAGGAGATGGACCTGCTTGGAGAACAGATTACAGAAACTGTGATAAAAGTGTTCGACTCCTCAGATGTGAAAACCAGTCTTGTACATGCTGatttcacagagaacagaacacaGCTAGAAAACATGCTCCAACTATCTAgtccactaggtggcagtgtaGTCGAACACCCAATGATGAATATAGAGGTGGACTTTCCAGAAGAACATCTTTCAGCTAAGGATGCTTGGTAAGTAACTGAAAACAACTAAAACTATACATGTTTCTGATTTGTTGTCTTGGGCAGTGACTTACTTTGGTGTGGTTAAGTTGTTCCACCTGTGATTTAAATTAAAGGTAAAAAGTGTCAGTGTGAGAAGGGCCAGTGTTACCACTTAAATAACATAAGGCAAAGCATTTAACAGACATAGAAACTGAGCGCAATTCGGGACTGCTGACAAGTATAACcgaaaatgtttatattataattatatatattaaggaTTCAAAACAGTTAAAATCTGACATGTGAGAAGTGTCTATTCCTGTTCGACAGAAACAAGCACAGAGGATTTCTATGTCTCTCTATGCTTATACGCATAAACCTATTTGCAGTTTTGGAATATTTCCTCTGGCATAGGGAAGATTTCACAATGAAACCCTGGGTATTAAATGGTAATGGTCCAGATGAAagggtaaatgtattttttggctCCCTTGCTAAGGGAGTCTGTTATTTGAACTCCAGGGGGAATATACAAGCAGAAGTGTTTATAAAAGTGCATATGCCTCATCAATTATGCTTAAATGCATCATTAGTGCacagtatttaaagtatttaattcagtttttttctttagcttattgtatttttttatttaaaaaataataatgtattgtacTATGTAAACATTCAGTTGACATACATTTAGATTTTTGTCTAATAGTGTGACACTTGGGGACAGGTTAACATTATGTTTAGCATTGGGATTATCGTCAAGGGGTTTGTATTTGTGGTACAACCCAACAAACAACAAATAGTTGCAGGCTGACTGGCTATGTGGTAAAAACAAATATACCTGACAGGTACTGAATAATCACAGTATAGAGGTACAGTATCTGGTTTTTGTGGTGCATTTTCAATAAGAATAAAATAGTTCTGAAAAAAGATTAGATTgagattctgaaaaatatagtgttgcacGTCTCCACTTTTTGCTACAACTGTGTAAATAAcatacttctattttttttttcttttcattgttaacatcctgacagctttttacacttataactttaaagtctttttaaagctattttcaaaatgtctggtcTAGTGCACTGGTAGTGCAAggattgtccacattgtcaaacaggtaacacagcaataacgatccatgatgtggtacggaacagaaaagccagagcacttgttatgttttttggtttttcattaaATTGCTCTTCCTTCAGTGATTTAAAGgacctcaaaccccagtgcatcAGAGCagctattttgaaaagagctttgaaactgacATTAAAGCTGTAAGTATAAAATGTTgtaaggatgttaacaatgaaaagaaaaactgcagGTACTTTAAGCAGTTGTAggaacacgtggggatgtgtaatgctttCAGAACCCCATTACTCTTACTCTGTTAATATATAGTTACCATGCCATCAAATCCCTACACATACCTTTAATGTCTGTTTATCACACACTCTCCCATAACAAAACATTTGCTAGCTAATGTTTAACTTTAATGCCATGTTAAAACAGCATTAAACAGTCTGTTTTCTGGCAGCTATTTAGAGGTCACCCATGAACTTCTGTGCCAGGAGCCCAAGGCAAAGATTTGCTTATCAGCCCCAGAGGGTGTAGAGAAGGACATCAAAGAAGACTTTTCAAGGTCAGTGATTCATTCAGTGACTCATTGTCagtgttaattttatttaaagatgTTTATTCAACTGCTATAAAGCGATTGATCgaaatacaactgtttaaatcattataaTGGGGCCGTTTGAGGTTGTGAAAGTCAAACAAATACAGTGGATTTCAGTCTCACTGCATGTTTCCTTATATGAAAATATTGTATGTAAAACACCAGGGAAGATTCTATGCTAATGATTTAGGTAAGTCTTCCTCAAGAGAAAGAAACACAGACaacagtcaaaatgtttgtcgtTGAGTTAAGAagttattttttagtattactgcatCTACCACTATTGAGTATTTTATAGTTATGGTGATATTTGTATgagacttttttgtttatttttagctttacCTCAGATTGTGTAGAAAAACCATTTGGCTATTGTCATCTGTATACCTTTGTAGAATATTAATGCAGAAAGATATATTTTATGTTGTCTTTGATAAAGACTCTGTAGACAGCTACAATATAGCTGGTAAAAGATTTCTAGAAACATCTAAAGACCACTTTAGTAAAGTAGGAAATCTTCAGGAAGTGTTTTCTACAATATTTCTTGTTAAACAAGCTATTATTGATTTCTTGTTATTAGAAATGtactaaaaaacacaaactattaCCTTCTGTTCTGCTATTTGGCAGGTCATTTATATTATGAAGTAAATCATTGTTAACCACTAGGTGGCAAAAGTGTATTATACTCTTAACTAACAGATATGTAAAACATGTTTCCTGTGCACAGGAAATACAACTTGCATTAATGTATAATACCAACATATTGCGTATTTTACTGAATTTATTTGTCTTTCAGCATCAaggtaaatattttattgttatagaTGTAAGGTATTGACCCTTGTTATGTCACTGCAACAGAGAATTATAGGGAAAGGACTTTAGACTTTAAACATGAGTCATAGTTTATATTCCACTTTAACAAAGTGAGCATGGTGCAAATATGCCTTTCAAACTTCCGGGTAGGTCATTTGGATACAGATACATAGAGTAAAGGTAAGTAACTCTAAATATAAAATCTACTAGttggggggggacggggacgacACATCTTCTTGATATAATACATATGCATGTGTTTCTTCTCTATAAGATGCTAAGAGATATTAAGATATGCTCAACATGTCATTTAAGTAGAGACCTCTACTAAGAAACTGAAAGTAAAATTAGGGCCTGTTGAGAGATTTGACAGCAG
Coding sequences within it:
- the LOC121318871 gene encoding uncharacterized protein LOC121318871 isoform X2, whose amino-acid sequence is MKSSEHDEEISLPVYAQVPRTVAGELSVCDTLISEIEFDHSDTPGHGHNTPPFAEEPEGLHDMYNVSPKYDDQPDTNVWNAIRPDEALDQQTCEQEEVNEGPYQLTSENQYEKYKNEAPHVNIEVFGETTKPLSNASVVVSSTENVIVETADIITAELGGSSQLLSFEPALWNSSLETVSSKEDNENLSINSQRSQEVSLQISQRIDSVLGSTKMQEAQAKKTAMGCSDSIHDYLASLGTQAADSEISSLTSFEQEDSDKKVNYSGIDLVTPPPRKDYFSPEEDDLEAKQISTNEPHHTMEALEVFSDAFSSDATSPADFTGFETTEDEITIIQESPYMGEKGPEKFSFDVEGVNTTQKMDSSTESHFKKENPCTMEASEQETEDSNPLIPAGGAMAPAKCTFATTDGASFGQVEQVVFMAKSAESMYTSVQNVMYPSDSKMAYCSISTEVQHIDVWENLSPEENVGNSELAQNINTHEEYEEHLIDSSESGSNSFLEVCYDRQDHHLVVDGASNASSVSFTEVGHGLLDTESMDGYKTSPELLEMGSSEDVGVNSDEESFGLEMDYIIVSGRESALLKEDIAEHRQEDQVSQEVSTQMITTDPQESVSTSSPKTLKQSLANPEKYSSLDFDSVARVKESQEEPKDSKESPDEKQNWMFEERSNTLDSSPEECSSITDTAGSGSEISAKEVCSPFNSNGLDKDESFFLHYSNAPCDSAGKEQVKEMDVLDSLEMNTCPVPDYFPESRKELENKAGSSFGNSVKEASFRSSSTVVDEAESFLLHGIGTPHESTGKEMDLLGEQITETVIKVFDSSDVKTSLVHADFTENRTQLENMLQLSSPLGGSVVEHPMMNIEVDFPEEHLSAKDACYLEVTHELLCQEPKAKICLSAPEGVEKDIKEDFSRSLPEDVGMDVSFEEDMLGPDGADNRPEPPNSLDLNGAHPQRKKLSAPEINLSLDQSEGSILSDDNLDTPDDLDINVDDLDTPDEADSLDYTGHGNELEWGGAESAAGLYAEAQDTKEDDPKEQAEQIPEYTAEEERQDARLWRTVVIGEQEHRIDMKSIEPYQKVISHGGYYGDGLNAIIVFAACFLPDSSRADYHYVMENLFLYVISTLELMVAEDYMIVYLNGATPRRKMPGLGWIKKCYQMIDRRLRKNLKSFIIVHPSWFIRTILAITRPFISSKFSNKIKYVNSLAELGELIPMEYVHIPESIIKYEDKSSIKRYTCMRLDEELKEAAESNKVDKNIPQSKP
- the LOC121318871 gene encoding uncharacterized protein LOC121318871 isoform X9 — encoded protein: MKSSEHDEEISLPVYAQVPRTVAGELSVCDTLISEIEFDHSDTPGHGHNTPPFAEEPEGLHDMYNVSPKYDDQPDTNVWNAIRPDEALDQQTCEQEEVNEGPYQLTSENQYEKYKNEAPHVNIEVFGETTKPLSNASVVVSSTENVIVETADIITAELGGSSQLLSFEPALWNSSLETVSSKEDNENLSINSQRSQEVSLQISQRIDSVLGSTKMQEAQAKKTAMGCSDSIHDYLASLGTQAADSEISSLTSFEQEDSDKKVNYSGIDLVTPPPRKDYFSPEEDDLEAKQISTNEPHHTMEALEVFSDAFSSDATSPADFTGFETTEDEITIIQESPYMGEKGPEKFSFDVEGVNTTQKMDSSTESHFKKENPCTMEASEQETEDSNPLIPAGGAMAPAKCTFATTDGASFGQVEQVVFMAKSAESMYTSVQNVMYPSDSKMAYCSISTEVQHIDVWENLSPEENVGNSELAQNINTHEEYEEHLIDSSESGSNSFLEVCYDRQDHHLVVDGASNASSVSFTEVGHGLLDTESMDGYKTSPELLEMGSSEDVGVNSDEESFGLEMDYIIVSGRESALLKEDIAEHRQEDQVSQEVSTQMITTDPQESVSTSSPKTLKQSLANPEKYSSLDFDSVARVKESQEEPKDSKESPDEKQNWMFEERSNTLDSSPEECSSITDTAGSGSEISAKEVCSPFNSNGLDKDESFFLHYSNAPCDSAGKEQVKEMDVLDSLEMNTCPVPDYFPESRKELENKAGSSFGNSVKEASFRSSSTVVDEAESFLLHGIGTPHESTGKEMDLLGEQITETVIKVFDSSDVKTSLVHADFTENRTQLENMLQLSSPLGGSVVEHPMMNIEVDFPEEHLSAKDACYLEVTHELLCQEPKAKICLSAPEGVEKDIKEDFSRSLPEDVGMDVSFEEDMLGPDGADNRPEPPNSLDLNGAHPQRKKLSAPEINLSLDQSEGSILSDDNLDTPDDLDINVDDLDTPDEADSLDYTGHGNELEWGGAESAAGLYAEAQDTKEDDPKEQAEQIPEYTAEEERQDARLWRTVVIGEQEHRIDMKSIEPYQKVISHGGYYGDGLNAIIVFAACFLPDSSRADYHYVMENLFLYVISTLELMVAEDYMIVYLNGATPRRKMPGLGWIKKCYQMIDRRLRKNLKSFIIVHPSWFIRTILAITRPFISSKFSNKIKYVNSLAELGELIPMEYVHIPESIIKLDEELKEAAESNKVDKNIPQSKP
- the LOC121318871 gene encoding uncharacterized protein LOC121318871 isoform X1; its protein translation is MKSSEHDEEISLPVYAQVPRTVAGELSVCDTLISEIEFDHSDTPGHGHNTPPFAEEPEGLHDMYNVSPKYDDQPDTNVWNAIRPDEALDQQTCEQEEVNEGPYQLTSENQYEKYKNEAPHVNIEVFGETTKPLSNASVVVSSTENVIVETADIITAELGGSSQLLSFEPALWNSSLETVSSKEDNENLSINSQRSQEVSLQISQRIDSVLGSTKMQEAQAKKTAMGCSDSIHDYLASLGTQAADSEISSLTSFEQEDSDKKVNYSGIDLVTPPPRKDYFSPEEDDLEAKQISTNEPHHTMEALEVFSDAFSSDATSPADFTGFETTEDEITIIQESPYMGEKGPEKFSFDVEGVNTTQKMDSSTESHFKKENPCTMEASEQETEDSNPLIPAGGAMAPAKCTFATTDGASFGQVEQVVFMAKSAESMYTSVQNVMYPSDSKMAYCSISTEVQHIDVWENLSPEENVGNSELAQNINTHEEYEEHLIDSSESGSNSFLEVCYDRQDHHLVVDGASNASSVSFTEVGHGLLDTESMDGYKTSPELLEMGSSEDVGVNSDEESFGLEMDYIIVSGRESALLKEDIAEHRQEDQVSQEVSTQMITTDPQESVSTSSPKTLKQSLANPEKYSSLDFDSVARVKESQEEPKDSKESPDEKQNWMFEERSNTLDSSPEECSSITDTAGSGSEISAKEVCSPFNSNGLDKDESFFLHYSNAPCDSAGKEQVKEMDVLDSLEMNTCPVPDYFPESRKELENKAGSSFGNSVKEASFRSSSTVVDEAESFLLHGIGTPHESTGKEMDLLGEQITETVIKVFDSSDVKTSLVHADFTENRTQLENMLQLSSPLGGSVVEHPMMNIEVDFPEEHLSAKDACYLEVTHELLCQEPKAKICLSAPEGVEKDIKEDFSRSLPEDVGMDVSFEEDMLGPDGADNRPAEPPNSLDLNGAHPQRKKLSAPEINLSLDQSEGSILSDDNLDTPDDLDINVDDLDTPDEADSLDYTGHGNELEWGGAESAAGLYAEAQDTKEDDPKEQAEQIPEYTAEEERQDARLWRTVVIGEQEHRIDMKSIEPYQKVISHGGYYGDGLNAIIVFAACFLPDSSRADYHYVMENLFLYVISTLELMVAEDYMIVYLNGATPRRKMPGLGWIKKCYQMIDRRLRKNLKSFIIVHPSWFIRTILAITRPFISSKFSNKIKYVNSLAELGELIPMEYVHIPESIIKYEDKSSIKRYTCMRLDEELKEAAESNKVDKNIPQSKP
- the LOC121318871 gene encoding uncharacterized protein LOC121318871 isoform X5, yielding MKSSEHDEEISLPVYAQVPRTVAGELSVCDTLISEIEFDHSDTPGHGHNTPPFAEEPEGLHDMYNVSPKYDDQPDTNVWNAIRPDEALDQQTCEQEEVNEGPYQLTSENQYEKYKNEAPHVNIEVFGETTKPLSNASVVVSSTENVIVETADIITAELGGSSQLLSFEPALWNSSLETVSSKEDNENLSINSQRSQEVSLQISQRIDSVLGSTKMQEAQAKKTAMGCSDSIHDYLASLGTQAADSEISSLTSFEQEDSDKKVNYSGIDLVTPPPRKDYFSPEEDDLEAKQISTNEPHHTMEALEVFSDAFSSDATSPADFTGFETTEDEITIIQESPYMGEKGPEKFSFDVEGVNTTQKMDSSTESHFKKENPCTMEASEQETEDSNPLIPAGGAMAPAKCTFATTDGASFGQVEQVVFMAKSAESMYTSVQNVMYPSDSKMAYCSISTEVQHIDVWENLSPEENVGNSELAQNINTHEEYEEHLIDSSESGSNSFLEVCYDRQDHHLVVDGASNASSVSFTEVGHGLLDTESMDGYKTSPELLEMGSSEDVGVNSDEESFGLEMDYIIVSGRESALLKEDIAEHRQEDQVSQEVSTQMITTDPQESVSTSSPKTLKQSLANPEKYSSLDFDSVARVKESQEEPKDSKESPDEKQNWMFEERSNTLDSSPEECSSITDTAGSGSEISAKEVCSPFNSNGLDKDESFFLHYSNAPCDSAGKEQVKEMDVLDSLEMNTCPVPDYFPESRKELENKAGSSFGNSVKEASFRSSSTVVDEAESFLLHGIGTPHESTGKEMDLLGEQITETVIKVFDSSDVKTSLVHADFTENRTQLENMLQLSSPLGGSVVEHPMMNIEVDFPEEHLSAKDACYLEVTHELLCQEPKAKICLSAPEGVEKDIKEDFSRSLPEDVGMDVSFEEDMLGPDGADNRPAEPPNSLDLNGAHPQRKKLSAPEINLSLDQSEGSILSDDNLDTPDDLDINVDDLDTPDEADSLDYTGHGNELEWGGAESAAGLYAEAQDTKEDDPKEQAEQIPEYTAEEERQDARLWRTVVIGEQEHRIDMKSIEPYQKVISHGGYYGDGLNAIIVFAACFLPDSSRADYHYVMENLFLYVISTLELMVAEDYMIVYLNGATPRRKMPGLGWIKKCYQMIDRRLRKNLKSFIIVHPSWFIRTILAITRPFISSKFSNKIKYVNSLAELGELIPMEYVHIPESIIKLDEELKEAAESNKVDKNIPQSKP
- the LOC121318871 gene encoding uncharacterized protein LOC121318871 isoform X4, with translation MKSSEHDEEISLPVYAQVPRTVAGELSVCDTLISEIEFDHSDTPGHGHNTPPFAEEPEGLHDMYNVSPKYDDQPDTNVWNAIRPDEALDQQTCEQEEVNEGPYQLTSENQYEKYKNEAPHVNIEVFGETTKPLSNASVVVSSTENVIVETADIITAELGGSSQLLSFEPALWNSSLETVSSKEDNENLSINSQRSQEVSLQISQRIDSVLGSTKMQEAQAKKTAMGCSDSIHDYLASLGTQAADSEISSLTSFEQEDSDKKVNYSGIDLVTPPPRKDYFSPEEDDLEAKQISTNEPHHTMEALEVFSDAFSSDATSPADFTGFETTEDEITIIQESPYMGEKGPEKFSFDVEGVNTTQKMDSSTESHFKKENPCTMEASEQETEDSNPLIPAGGAMAPAKCTFATTDGASFGQVEQVVFMAKSAESMYTSVQNVMYPSDSKMAYCSISTEVQHIDVWENLSPEENVGNSELAQNINTHEEYEEHLIDSSESGSNSFLEVCYDRQDHHLVVDGASNASSVSFTEVGHGLLDTESMDGYKTSPELLEMGSSEDVGVNSDEESFGLEMDYIIVSGRESALLKEDIAEHRQEDQVSQEVSTQMITTDPQESVSTSSPKTLKQSLANPEKYSSLDFDSVARVKESQEEPKDSKESPDEKQNWMFEERSNTLDSSPEECSSITDTAGSGSEISAKEVCSPFNSNGLDKDESFFLHYSNAPCDSAGKEQVKEMDVLDSLEMNTCPVPDYFPESRKELENKAGSSFGNSVKEASFRSSSTVVDEAESFLLHGIGTPHESTGKEMDLLGEQITETVIKVFDSSDVKTSLVHADFTENRTQLENMLQLSSPLGGSVVEHPMMNIEVDFPEEHLSAKDACYLEVTHELLCQEPKAKICLSAPEGVEKDIKEDFSRSLPEDVGMDVSFEEDMLGPDGADNRPAEPPNSLDLNGAHPQRKKLSAPEINLSLDQSEGSILSDDNLDTPDDLDINVDDLDTPDEADSLDYTGHGNELEWGGAESAAGLYAEAQDTKEDDPKEQAEQIPEYTAEEERQDARLWRTVVIGEQEHRIDMKSIEPYQKVISHGGYYGDGLNAIIVFAACFLPDSSRADYHYVMENLFLYVISTLELMVAEDYMIVYLNGATPRRKMPGLGWIKKCYQMIDRRLRKNLKSFIIVHPSWFIRTILAITRPFISSKFSNKIKYVNSLAELGELIPMEYVHIPESIIKYEDKSSIKRYTCMRVDKNIPQSKP